The genome window CTTCGCCCTTGAAACAAAACGCGCCCCGCTTCGCTCATCCGGGTTTTCAGTGGGGCGATTTGGCAGCTTGCCGAACCGCCCCACGCGAACAAGCATTCGACGGGACGCGCACGCTCAGAGAAACAGCTTGAAGCTGGACAAAAGAGCTATTGAGTTACTCGCTCTTTTTGCTCTTCTTGTCAGACTTCTTCATGTCTTTCTCTTCCTTCTTCATCATTTTTTTGGAGCCTTTGCTGCTCATATTGGCATTGTAGGGGGTAAATTTCTTGGGCAGCGGCGTGCCTGTTTTCGGCGAATTGACTTCGACGATGTCGCTCTTCATCGGCCCTAACAAGCCGAGCAATTCATTCTTTTCCGCCGCCGGGACATTGAATTTGTCGAGCGCACCCACCAGGTCTTCGACCAGCGCGTTGAATTCGCCGGCAGTCACACCCATATTCGCGTGCGTGGATTTCATGTCGCGTCCGGTGTATTGGCAAGGGCCGCCGCTGGCAAAACAAATTTGATCCACCAACTCCATTTTCAAACGCACCGGGTCGGATTTGCCGAACTTCTGATTGATGCGCGCATCCGCCAGGGCACGGCCCGCAAATTCATCTACGACCGCCGTGATGGCTTCTTTGCCGCCGAGGCGGTCGTAAAGTGATTTGGTTTGCGCCGCGGCGCTCAAGGAAAACGCCAGCAGCAGAGAAAAGCTGAGCACAGCCATTTTGAGATTTCGCATTTTGTTGCCTCCAAAGTAACAGGTTCGAGTCAGGTTGCAGGCTAGCGCCTGCCGGGAAGATAAGTAGTAAACACCAGCGGCTGCGCGCCGCTTTCTTACACGATCCCCACATCTTCGGGGACGTGACATTGTTTGTGGTTCATTCGGCGATACGCAAACAAGTTAGGTGTTGGATTGCTGCGCCCGCAAGAATTTTGCCGGGGGCCTTGTCTATGCAGATGTTTTGGCATGTGCTTGCTGCTGCAAGCGCCGCTGGGCTTCCAATTGCAAACGCGGCAAACCGGTGGACATCGCCCAATGATGATTCCACTCGAAGATGGGTTTGAGTAACGGCGACAGCCAGCGCAGCAACGGTTTGTCCGCGCGCAAGCGCCAATCGAAAGTGATGTGCGTCGTCGCGCCTGCCTCTTCCAACCGCCACACACCGCGCCCTACGAAATCGCCTTCCGCGCGAATTTCGATCAAGCGCGGCGCTTCGTAGCGCTCCGAGATGGCCGTCCAGCGTAGCTTGTACGGTAGCCAGCCTTTCGTCAGCAATTCCACGCGGTCGCCGATACGATCGGCGCGGCCCGCGGGAATCGAGTTCGCCGCCAGATAAACATCGGGCCACCATTGCGGATAGTCTTTGCCTTCTTGCAGGATTTCGTAGAGCACCTGCCGGGGCGCGGCGACCTCCCATTCAGTTAAGAACTGGTATTCATTGGCGGGCATTGGTTTGATTCCTCCGCTGGCGTTTACGGTGGCAGGTATGGCGGCGGATTTATTTGAAGCCTGTGCATAAATCGGCGGG of Acidobacteriota bacterium contains these proteins:
- a CDS encoding group 1 truncated hemoglobin, with product MRNLKMAVLSFSLLLAFSLSAAAQTKSLYDRLGGKEAITAVVDEFAGRALADARINQKFGKSDPVRLKMELVDQICFASGGPCQYTGRDMKSTHANMGVTAGEFNALVEDLVGALDKFNVPAAEKNELLGLLGPMKSDIVEVNSPKTGTPLPKKFTPYNANMSSKGSKKMMKKEEKDMKKSDKKSKKSE
- a CDS encoding SRPBCC family protein, with the protein product MPANEYQFLTEWEVAAPRQVLYEILQEGKDYPQWWPDVYLAANSIPAGRADRIGDRVELLTKGWLPYKLRWTAISERYEAPRLIEIRAEGDFVGRGVWRLEEAGATTHITFDWRLRADKPLLRWLSPLLKPIFEWNHHWAMSTGLPRLQLEAQRRLQQQAHAKTSA